The Lysobacter sp. HDW10 genome window below encodes:
- the apbC gene encoding iron-sulfur cluster carrier protein ApbC → MTIMNIETPRRLEAHAVQGALKPHAGVRNVVVVGSGKGGVGKSTTSVNLAVALQHLGYRVGILDADVYGPSIPAMLGVTGKPTTPDGKSFSPMQAYGLQTMSIGSLLDSEDAPAIWRGPMATSALTQLFNDTRWDDLDVLVVDLPPGTGDIQLTLAQKIPVAGAVIVTTPQDIATLDARKALRMFEKVGVPVLGIVENMSTHVCSKCGHEEHVFGEGGGRAMAERYEVSLLGSLPLDMRIRAQGDAGAPIVVAAPDSPLSAAYVHIAQQTIEALEKRPRTQGSIAASLV, encoded by the coding sequence ATGACAATCATGAACATAGAAACACCACGTCGACTCGAAGCCCATGCCGTTCAAGGTGCCCTGAAGCCCCACGCTGGCGTGCGAAACGTCGTTGTGGTGGGATCTGGCAAGGGCGGGGTCGGAAAGTCGACAACCTCAGTCAATCTGGCGGTCGCGCTGCAACACTTGGGCTATCGGGTCGGCATTCTGGATGCGGACGTTTACGGCCCGTCCATCCCAGCGATGCTCGGTGTCACCGGCAAGCCAACGACGCCCGACGGCAAATCATTTTCACCCATGCAAGCGTACGGCCTGCAAACCATGTCGATCGGCTCACTGCTCGATTCCGAAGATGCGCCTGCCATTTGGCGCGGTCCGATGGCGACTTCGGCACTGACCCAGTTGTTCAACGACACGCGCTGGGACGATCTGGACGTATTGGTGGTCGACTTGCCGCCTGGCACAGGTGATATTCAACTGACGTTGGCGCAAAAGATTCCGGTGGCCGGCGCAGTGATCGTGACCACACCGCAAGACATCGCTACTTTGGATGCGCGCAAAGCATTGCGCATGTTTGAGAAAGTCGGCGTGCCCGTGCTCGGTATTGTTGAAAACATGTCGACGCATGTATGCAGCAAGTGCGGTCATGAAGAACACGTGTTCGGCGAAGGCGGCGGACGCGCCATGGCGGAACGCTATGAGGTGTCGCTATTAGGAAGCCTGCCTTTGGATATGCGCATTCGTGCACAAGGCGATGCCGGTGCACCGATCGTGGTCGCTGCACCCGATAGCCCTTTGTCCGCAGCCTATGTGCATATTGCACAGCAAACGATTGAAGCCTTAGAAAAACGCCCACGTACCCAAGGCAGTATTGCCGCATCGCTCGTCTGA
- the greB gene encoding transcription elongation factor GreB yields the protein MGRWRPPPAHSTALITPDGHAVLKAELDDLWRVRRPEVVRALSAAAAEGDRSENAEYIYRKKQLGEIDRRVRYLSKRIPALKVVADAPSDPECVFFGAQVTLEDIEDGRNVTYRIVGPDETDSLEGRISIDSPMARALLKRRVDDAFEVDLPIGKRSYVIAAVVYTA from the coding sequence ATGGGACGTTGGCGACCGCCACCTGCACACAGCACCGCGCTCATCACGCCTGATGGGCACGCGGTACTGAAAGCGGAGCTCGATGACCTTTGGCGCGTACGTCGGCCAGAAGTCGTGCGTGCGTTATCAGCTGCGGCGGCGGAAGGCGACCGTTCTGAGAATGCCGAATACATTTATCGCAAGAAGCAGCTTGGCGAAATCGATCGTCGTGTTCGCTATTTGAGTAAACGTATCCCTGCACTGAAAGTCGTCGCAGACGCACCTTCGGATCCGGAGTGCGTTTTCTTTGGCGCACAGGTGACACTGGAAGACATTGAAGACGGGCGCAACGTCACCTACCGCATTGTCGGACCCGATGAAACAGACTCACTCGAGGGTCGTATCAGCATCGACTCGCCCATGGCACGCGCCCTGCTAAAGCGGCGCGTGGATGATGCGTTCGAAGTAGATCTTCCGATAGGCAAACGCAGCTATGTGATTGCGGCTGTCGTGTACACAGCTTAG
- a CDS encoding DUF2147 domain-containing protein translates to MRTILKTALLTLALSPLAAMADTASPIGKWTTLDDESGKPMTVVEVYKAANGTLAAKVVENIAAPATCTTCKGKDKGRPIEGVVVLWNLKVQKDGTYGDGNGFKPSSGDSFRAKSVKVVEGGKKLAVTGCKAIFCRTATWVKHN, encoded by the coding sequence ATGCGCACAATTCTTAAGACCGCTCTTCTCACGCTCGCGCTGTCGCCGCTGGCTGCCATGGCTGACACCGCCTCGCCGATTGGCAAGTGGACGACGTTGGATGACGAATCCGGCAAGCCGATGACGGTGGTCGAAGTTTACAAAGCGGCAAACGGCACGCTGGCGGCAAAGGTTGTGGAAAACATTGCGGCGCCGGCCACCTGCACGACCTGTAAGGGCAAAGACAAAGGCCGTCCGATTGAAGGCGTTGTTGTTCTTTGGAATCTGAAAGTTCAAAAAGACGGCACCTATGGCGACGGCAACGGCTTCAAACCTTCCTCAGGTGACAGCTTCCGTGCGAAGTCGGTCAAAGTTGTCGAAGGTGGCAAGAAACTCGCCGTGACGGGCTGTAAGGCGATCTTCTGTCGCACCGCGACTTGGGTGAAGCACAACTGA
- a CDS encoding HIT domain-containing protein: MSQTHWQLDARLQADTLPLGDWPVCRVLLMDDTHYPWLILVPRVPSVSELVDLSAEQRAQATVEVDRAAHALRDVFTPDKLNVAALGNVVNQLHIHVIARFKADAAWPAPVWGAFPVEKRPSQQSDALSAQLREALHARLPLQECT; the protein is encoded by the coding sequence TTGAGCCAGACGCATTGGCAACTGGATGCGCGTTTACAAGCCGATACGCTGCCACTGGGCGATTGGCCGGTGTGCCGCGTGCTGTTGATGGATGACACGCACTACCCGTGGCTGATTCTCGTACCGAGAGTGCCTTCAGTGTCAGAGTTGGTCGACTTGTCCGCAGAACAGCGTGCGCAAGCCACTGTGGAAGTAGATCGCGCAGCGCATGCACTTCGCGATGTGTTTACACCGGACAAACTCAACGTCGCCGCCTTAGGCAATGTGGTCAATCAACTGCATATCCACGTCATCGCCCGATTCAAAGCGGACGCGGCGTGGCCTGCACCCGTTTGGGGTGCCTTCCCTGTCGAGAAGCGCCCATCACAACAATCCGATGCACTGTCCGCGCAACTGCGCGAAGCGCTGCATGCCCGCCTCCCCCTCCAGGAATGCACATGA
- the mutL gene encoding DNA mismatch repair endonuclease MutL, translating into MATDVADPVRDVQVIHVLPETLANQIAAGEVVERPASVVKELVENALDAGATRVDIELQEGGVKLILIRDNGMGMSVVDLPRSVQRHATSKITSLDDLEAVKTLGFRGEALPSIASVSRFVVTSSQSEDGRGFQLQVEGGQVGEAQPAPHARGTTVEVHDLFFNTPARRKFLRAERTEFNHIEEWLRTLALSRPEVELRISHNGKAIRRYKQELDANETRNARIIDTLGEDFFAQRLSVDEEMGGIRVSGWMAKPVYNRASTDQQYLYVNGRCVRDKTIAHAIRQAYADVLFHGRHPAYVLFIDIDPKRVDVNVHPAKHEVRFRDSRAVHEVVYRVLSQALAQTRAGEGYSASGAPPLNDPSTSSATYSPAMHYAQSSTLGLGMRLDDMRAAYQGLYGANPGMPTEARQPMAEVSAGEVPPLGFALAQLHGVFILAQNAQGMVVVDMHAAHERIQYERLKHAHDAEGIVRQPLLVPLAVSVGEREADLVENENESLLDLGFELVRVSPTSIQIRAIPNLLAQGDVENLVRDVLSDLRQHSTTRKVEEARDELLATMACHGAVRANRRLTIDEMNALLRQMEATERSGQCNHGRPTWTQFALADMDKWFLRGK; encoded by the coding sequence ATGGCGACGGACGTCGCTGATCCGGTGCGCGACGTGCAAGTGATCCATGTCCTGCCTGAAACACTAGCGAATCAGATTGCCGCAGGCGAGGTTGTTGAGCGCCCGGCATCGGTCGTAAAGGAGCTTGTCGAGAATGCTTTGGATGCCGGCGCTACGCGCGTGGATATCGAACTGCAAGAGGGCGGCGTCAAACTCATCCTCATTCGTGACAACGGCATGGGCATGTCGGTGGTTGATCTGCCGCGATCGGTGCAACGGCATGCCACGAGCAAGATCACTTCCTTGGATGATCTGGAAGCCGTTAAAACCTTGGGTTTTCGTGGCGAAGCGCTACCGTCGATCGCTTCGGTGAGTCGATTCGTCGTCACCTCATCCCAATCGGAAGACGGGCGCGGATTTCAATTGCAGGTCGAAGGCGGACAGGTGGGTGAAGCGCAACCCGCACCGCATGCACGCGGTACGACGGTTGAAGTGCACGACCTCTTTTTCAATACGCCTGCTCGCCGCAAGTTCTTGCGTGCAGAGCGCACTGAGTTCAATCACATCGAAGAGTGGTTGCGCACCTTGGCGCTCTCGCGCCCTGAGGTCGAACTGCGTATTTCGCACAACGGCAAAGCCATCCGGCGCTACAAGCAAGAGCTGGATGCGAATGAAACCCGCAATGCGCGCATCATCGACACATTGGGCGAAGATTTCTTCGCGCAGCGTTTGTCGGTGGACGAAGAAATGGGCGGTATTCGCGTGTCCGGTTGGATGGCCAAGCCGGTGTACAACCGCGCCTCAACCGACCAGCAATACCTTTATGTGAACGGTCGCTGCGTGCGCGATAAGACGATTGCGCACGCCATTCGACAGGCCTATGCCGATGTCTTGTTCCATGGTCGGCATCCGGCCTATGTTTTGTTCATCGACATCGATCCCAAGCGCGTTGACGTCAACGTGCATCCGGCCAAGCACGAAGTGCGTTTCAGAGATTCGCGGGCGGTGCATGAGGTTGTCTACCGTGTTCTGAGCCAAGCACTCGCGCAGACACGTGCAGGCGAGGGCTACAGTGCATCAGGCGCACCGCCACTGAATGACCCTTCGACATCCTCTGCGACCTATTCGCCCGCCATGCACTACGCGCAGTCTTCGACCTTGGGTTTAGGCATGCGACTGGACGATATGCGCGCAGCTTACCAAGGACTCTATGGCGCGAACCCCGGCATGCCGACGGAAGCGCGGCAACCGATGGCGGAAGTGAGCGCGGGCGAAGTGCCACCGCTTGGATTTGCTTTAGCGCAACTGCATGGTGTTTTCATCTTGGCGCAAAACGCCCAAGGCATGGTGGTTGTCGATATGCATGCCGCACACGAGCGTATTCAGTACGAACGTTTGAAGCATGCGCACGACGCAGAAGGCATTGTGCGCCAGCCCTTGTTGGTACCACTGGCGGTGTCCGTCGGTGAACGTGAAGCCGATTTGGTTGAGAACGAGAACGAGTCTTTGTTGGATCTTGGATTCGAACTTGTGCGCGTGTCTCCGACGTCTATCCAGATCCGTGCGATTCCCAATCTATTGGCGCAAGGTGACGTTGAGAATTTGGTGCGCGATGTGTTGAGCGATCTCCGGCAGCACAGCACGACGCGCAAAGTTGAAGAAGCCCGCGATGAATTGTTGGCAACCATGGCGTGTCACGGTGCGGTGCGTGCCAATCGACGATTGACCATTGACGAAATGAACGCTTTGTTGCGTCAAATGGAAGCGACCGAACGCTCAGGACAATGTAATCACGGGCGACCGACGTGGACCCAGTTCGCGTTAGCTGACATGGACAAGTGGTTTCTCAGGGGGAAATGA
- the metG gene encoding methionine--tRNA ligase has product MSSKQLVTCALPYANGPLHLGHLVGYIQADIWVRAQRMAGKETHFVCADDTHGTPIMLAAEKAGVAPEQFIAEVQASHEVDFKDFGVAFDHYDSTHSPRNRAMVERIYLTLKESGHISSRTISQLYDPERGMFLPDRYVKGTCPKCGTVDQYGDNCENCGATYSPTDLIDPRSVVSGATPVMKDSEHYFFELGQFETFLRHWLAGNVAVGPVKAKLQEWLSTEGGLRAWDISRDAPYFGFEIPGAPGKFFYVWLDAPIGYLSSFQTLCDQRGLDFEAWLSPDFDSEMHHFIGKDIVNFHGLFWPSVLEGAGMKTPTRLHVNGYLTVDGAKMSKSRGTFIKARTFLEHGLAPEALRYYFASKTSGAVDDLDLNLTDFTSRVNSDIVGKFVNLASRCAGFINKQFDGRLADQLDDAAMYAGFVSKLPAIQAAYSADNAAEVLRMVMSMADEANRYIDEQKPWVIAKQSGEEARLQLVCTQGLNLFRMIALALAPVLPTTAARVGAFFNAPMQHWNDCDAPLLSHDIQKYEALFTRVDSKAIERMIEASKETLSAPVAETKKPVEKSASPAASSDDTAATIGIDDFAKLDLRIGKVTACEFVDGSDKLLRFELDAGALGTRQIFSGIRASYGTPETLVGRNIVFIANLAPRKMRFGLSEGMILSAGHDGGSLFLLDVDQGAEPGMPVR; this is encoded by the coding sequence ATGTCTTCGAAGCAGCTTGTCACTTGCGCCCTGCCCTACGCCAACGGCCCGCTCCACCTCGGTCACTTGGTGGGCTATATCCAGGCAGATATTTGGGTGCGCGCCCAACGTATGGCGGGCAAGGAAACGCATTTTGTATGCGCGGATGACACGCACGGCACGCCGATCATGTTGGCCGCCGAAAAAGCGGGCGTTGCGCCGGAACAATTTATTGCAGAAGTGCAAGCCAGCCATGAAGTGGACTTCAAGGATTTCGGCGTCGCGTTTGATCACTACGATTCAACCCACTCGCCGCGCAACCGCGCGATGGTCGAACGCATCTATTTGACCTTGAAAGAAAGCGGACATATTTCGTCACGCACAATTTCCCAACTGTACGATCCCGAACGCGGCATGTTCTTACCCGATCGGTACGTCAAAGGCACCTGCCCCAAATGCGGCACAGTGGATCAATACGGCGACAACTGCGAAAACTGTGGTGCCACGTATTCACCTACGGATTTGATTGACCCACGATCCGTCGTGTCAGGCGCGACACCGGTCATGAAAGACAGCGAGCACTATTTCTTTGAGCTCGGGCAGTTCGAAACATTCTTGCGTCATTGGTTGGCAGGCAATGTCGCTGTAGGCCCCGTCAAAGCGAAGTTACAAGAATGGCTCAGCACGGAAGGTGGCTTGCGCGCTTGGGATATTTCACGCGACGCGCCGTACTTTGGATTCGAGATTCCGGGTGCGCCCGGCAAATTCTTCTACGTCTGGCTCGATGCCCCGATTGGCTATCTCTCCAGCTTCCAAACACTGTGTGATCAGCGTGGCTTGGATTTTGAAGCTTGGTTGTCACCTGATTTTGACAGTGAGATGCATCACTTCATCGGCAAGGACATTGTCAATTTCCACGGCTTGTTCTGGCCGTCGGTGCTTGAAGGCGCCGGTATGAAGACCCCGACACGTTTGCACGTCAACGGCTACCTCACAGTCGATGGCGCGAAGATGTCGAAGTCTCGTGGCACGTTTATCAAGGCAAGAACGTTCCTTGAGCATGGCTTAGCCCCCGAGGCGCTGCGCTACTACTTCGCCAGCAAAACGTCCGGGGCCGTTGACGACCTTGATTTGAATCTGACCGACTTCACCAGCCGCGTGAATAGCGACATTGTCGGCAAATTCGTCAACTTGGCCAGCCGCTGCGCTGGATTTATCAACAAGCAATTCGATGGTCGTCTCGCCGACCAATTGGACGACGCGGCCATGTACGCAGGTTTCGTTTCGAAACTGCCCGCGATTCAAGCCGCCTATAGCGCAGACAATGCCGCTGAAGTGCTGCGCATGGTCATGTCAATGGCAGACGAGGCCAACCGTTACATCGATGAGCAAAAGCCGTGGGTGATCGCCAAGCAATCGGGTGAAGAAGCCCGCTTGCAGCTCGTTTGCACGCAAGGCTTGAATCTGTTCCGCATGATTGCTTTGGCATTGGCGCCGGTGTTGCCGACGACTGCCGCGCGCGTGGGCGCATTTTTCAATGCGCCAATGCAGCACTGGAATGATTGCGATGCACCCTTGCTGTCACATGACATCCAAAAATACGAAGCCCTATTCACCCGTGTCGATAGCAAGGCGATTGAACGCATGATCGAAGCCAGTAAAGAAACGCTCAGCGCACCTGTGGCGGAAACCAAAAAGCCCGTTGAAAAATCGGCTTCACCTGCTGCCAGCTCGGATGACACTGCAGCTACGATCGGTATCGACGACTTTGCCAAGTTGGATTTGCGTATTGGCAAAGTCACCGCCTGTGAATTCGTCGATGGATCAGACAAGTTGCTACGTTTTGAACTAGATGCGGGCGCACTCGGAACGCGACAAATCTTCTCTGGCATTCGCGCTTCTTATGGCACGCCTGAGACGCTTGTTGGACGCAACATCGTCTTTATCGCCAATCTCGCGCCGCGCAAGATGCGATTCGGCCTGAGCGAAGGCATGATCCTGTCTGCCGGCCATGACGGTGGCAGTTTGTTCCTATTGGATGTCGACCAAGGCGCTGAGCCTGGCATGCCCGTGCGCTGA
- the rnfB gene encoding Rnf electron transport complex subunit RnfB: MSEDLPTSVAWVERIDRLLPQTQCGQCGYPSCRPYAEALARGEADIDHCPPGGDEGAAALARLLGRPTKPFDRSRGHHAPDLKVTIVEAECIGCTKCITACPVDAIIGGAKLMHVVIAPLCTGCELCIPACPVDCIKIVS, from the coding sequence GTGTCCGAAGACCTTCCAACCTCTGTTGCGTGGGTAGAGCGAATCGACCGATTGCTCCCGCAAACCCAATGCGGTCAATGCGGCTATCCGTCTTGCAGGCCCTATGCGGAAGCGCTCGCGCGCGGTGAAGCCGATATAGATCATTGCCCGCCTGGCGGTGATGAAGGTGCAGCGGCGCTCGCGCGTTTATTGGGGCGACCGACTAAACCCTTTGACCGTAGCCGTGGACATCATGCGCCGGATTTGAAGGTCACCATTGTTGAAGCCGAATGTATCGGCTGTACGAAGTGCATTACCGCTTGCCCCGTTGACGCCATCATCGGTGGCGCGAAACTCATGCATGTTGTCATCGCACCCTTGTGTACAGGGTGCGAACTTTGTATACCGGCATGCCCGGTCGATTGCATCAAGATTGTGTCGTAA
- a CDS encoding TraB/GumN family protein has product MRLKLLAAGTALAVLLAAPSSRANSVAKPFLWKACDADSCIYLLGTFHALKAEDTRIAPEVEAAQSASDRFFFEVNPKETENAAVAGMAFLRAAIREDGSRLNDDLTPALQKKLSDVIDRHGKDSEVLALLSGEGRQQLELWYVALLLTLTGVERGDLDPEFGLDKQMEGRLAKENKQVFGLESVQDQVDVFDALSKKEQVQLLEEALDAMEKGPAEFAKMRKSWLEGDEQASWMSLGASTKKSYPDLYKRIQVDRNTRWMDKIEGVLSEMKEGNAMVIVGTLHLLGEDSVVAMLKKKGYSIERICKACKTQQ; this is encoded by the coding sequence ATGCGATTGAAGCTTCTGGCTGCCGGCACGGCATTGGCTGTCCTTTTGGCAGCACCGTCGTCGCGCGCGAATTCGGTGGCAAAGCCCTTTCTCTGGAAGGCCTGTGACGCAGACAGCTGTATCTACTTGCTAGGCACTTTTCATGCTTTGAAGGCGGAAGACACTCGAATTGCGCCAGAAGTTGAAGCGGCGCAATCGGCAAGTGATCGATTCTTCTTCGAGGTCAATCCAAAGGAAACCGAGAATGCCGCAGTCGCGGGCATGGCATTTTTGCGAGCAGCCATTCGCGAAGACGGGAGTCGTTTGAATGACGACCTGACACCGGCCCTTCAAAAGAAATTGAGTGACGTCATCGACCGGCATGGTAAAGACAGCGAAGTGCTCGCGCTCCTCAGTGGCGAAGGTCGCCAACAACTCGAGCTGTGGTACGTGGCCCTGCTGCTCACGTTGACGGGTGTCGAGCGTGGCGACCTGGATCCGGAATTCGGGCTAGACAAGCAAATGGAGGGCAGGCTTGCGAAAGAAAACAAGCAAGTCTTCGGCCTGGAATCCGTTCAAGACCAAGTGGATGTCTTTGATGCACTTAGCAAGAAAGAACAAGTGCAATTGCTTGAGGAAGCCTTGGACGCAATGGAGAAAGGACCGGCGGAGTTCGCAAAGATGCGTAAGTCGTGGCTAGAGGGTGATGAGCAAGCCTCTTGGATGTCACTTGGCGCGAGCACCAAAAAATCCTATCCCGATCTCTACAAGCGTATTCAGGTCGACCGCAATACCCGTTGGATGGACAAGATTGAAGGCGTGCTCTCAGAGATGAAGGAGGGCAATGCCATGGTCATTGTCGGCACTTTGCATCTGTTAGGCGAGGACAGTGTTGTCGCAATGCTCAAGAAGAAAGGCTATTCGATTGAGCGTATTTGCAAGGCGTGTAAGACGCAGCAGTAA
- a CDS encoding dienelactone hydrolase family protein, whose product MEVVTLSVAKCPDIDAYLAVPKAPTTAGIVVLQEIFGVNAHIQDLVRRYAEAGYMAIAPAIFDVETQGVVLEYDADGMQRGRDLATAVGFERALQVIQAARDALHERGIDAVGTVGFCWGGSWSYLANTRLGMPGVSYYGARSMPFMDEKLRAPMQFHFGEKDASIPASDIETTRRAHPEAEVYVYPDAGHAFNRDVDPSHYHAASAQLANERTLRFFRESLI is encoded by the coding sequence ATGGAAGTCGTCACCCTTTCCGTTGCAAAGTGTCCGGACATCGATGCCTATCTGGCCGTACCCAAAGCACCCACCACGGCTGGAATCGTGGTGTTGCAGGAAATTTTTGGGGTGAATGCGCATATCCAAGACCTTGTGCGCAGGTATGCCGAAGCGGGCTATATGGCCATTGCACCCGCCATTTTTGATGTGGAAACCCAGGGCGTCGTACTTGAATACGATGCGGATGGCATGCAGCGCGGACGCGATCTTGCCACGGCTGTGGGTTTCGAGCGCGCCCTGCAGGTGATACAGGCAGCGCGCGACGCCTTGCACGAACGCGGCATAGACGCGGTCGGGACAGTTGGTTTTTGCTGGGGCGGCTCGTGGTCATATCTCGCGAATACACGATTGGGCATGCCCGGGGTGAGCTACTACGGCGCCCGATCCATGCCCTTCATGGATGAAAAGCTGCGCGCACCCATGCAGTTTCATTTCGGTGAGAAGGACGCATCCATTCCAGCAAGCGATATCGAGACGACGCGACGCGCGCATCCTGAGGCTGAGGTGTATGTCTATCCTGATGCGGGCCACGCATTTAACCGCGATGTCGATCCTTCGCATTACCATGCAGCTTCTGCGCAATTGGCGAACGAACGCACGCTGCGCTTTTTTAGGGAATCGTTGATTTGA
- the rimO gene encoding 30S ribosomal protein S12 methylthiotransferase RimO, protein MSNAAPKVGFVSLGCPKALVDSERILTQLKVEGYAVAPNYDDADVVVVNTCGFIDSAVAESLDAIGEAMAENGKVIVTGCLGKRADIIREAHPGVLSISGPQDYVSVMDAVHEALPPSHDPFIDLIPDYGVKLTPKHYAYLKISEGCNHRCTFCIIPSMRGDLVSRPVDEVLREAEKLAMGGVKELLVVSQDTSAYGVDVRYAPRTWHDKTYETRMKSLCEGLSELGLWTRLHYVYPYPHVDDIIPLMADGKILPYLDIPFQHASPKVLKAMKRPGAIDKTLQRVHNWRKMCPDLTIRSTFIVGFPGETEADFQMLLDFIEDAQLDRVGAFTYSPVEGAVANDIADHVVPEEQASRLARFMALQAEISEAKLAAKVGSRQTCIVDEIDGELAIARSKADAPEIDGLVQIQNGFEAGLKPGDFVEVDIMGSDEHDLYGEVPFDD, encoded by the coding sequence ATGTCCAACGCCGCACCCAAAGTCGGTTTCGTCAGCCTCGGTTGTCCCAAGGCGCTCGTCGATTCCGAACGCATCCTGACTCAGCTGAAAGTGGAAGGCTATGCGGTGGCGCCCAACTATGACGATGCCGATGTGGTGGTCGTCAACACGTGCGGGTTCATCGACTCGGCCGTCGCCGAATCATTGGATGCCATTGGCGAAGCGATGGCAGAGAACGGCAAAGTGATCGTCACCGGCTGCCTCGGCAAACGTGCGGACATCATTCGTGAAGCGCATCCCGGCGTGTTGTCGATCAGTGGGCCGCAGGACTACGTGAGCGTGATGGATGCCGTGCACGAAGCCTTGCCGCCGTCGCACGATCCGTTTATCGATTTGATTCCGGATTACGGCGTCAAGCTGACGCCCAAGCACTACGCCTATTTGAAAATTTCAGAAGGCTGTAACCATCGTTGTACGTTCTGCATCATTCCCTCGATGCGCGGCGACTTGGTCTCGCGACCTGTCGATGAGGTCTTGCGTGAGGCCGAGAAATTGGCGATGGGCGGTGTGAAAGAACTCTTGGTCGTGTCGCAAGACACGAGCGCTTATGGTGTCGATGTGCGTTATGCGCCGCGCACGTGGCATGACAAAACCTATGAAACGCGCATGAAGTCATTGTGCGAAGGCTTGTCTGAACTCGGACTCTGGACGCGACTGCATTACGTGTACCCGTATCCGCATGTTGACGACATCATTCCCTTAATGGCCGACGGCAAAATCCTGCCGTATCTCGACATTCCGTTCCAACACGCGAGTCCGAAAGTACTCAAGGCCATGAAGCGACCGGGTGCAATTGATAAGACCCTTCAGCGCGTACACAACTGGCGAAAGATGTGTCCCGACCTCACGATTCGGAGCACCTTTATCGTCGGATTCCCGGGCGAGACGGAAGCAGACTTCCAAATGCTGCTCGACTTCATTGAAGACGCGCAGTTAGATCGCGTCGGGGCGTTTACTTATTCACCCGTTGAAGGCGCAGTCGCCAACGACATCGCCGATCATGTTGTGCCGGAAGAGCAAGCATCGCGATTGGCGAGATTCATGGCGTTGCAAGCAGAAATTTCGGAAGCAAAACTGGCTGCGAAGGTGGGCAGCCGACAAACCTGCATCGTCGATGAGATTGATGGTGAACTTGCCATTGCCCGCTCAAAAGCAGATGCACCGGAAATCGATGGCCTCGTGCAAATTCAAAACGGTTTTGAGGCAGGCCTTAAGCCGGGTGATTTTGTTGAAGTGGACATCATGGGTAGCGACGAACACGATCTCTACGGCGAAGTCCCGTTCGACGACTAA
- the dcd gene encoding dCTP deaminase, translated as MSIKSDKWIRRMSEQHDMISPFEPGQVKVNADGGRIVSYGTSSYGYDVRCSREFKVFTNINSTIVDPKEFDSGSFVDIESDVCIIPPNSFALARTVEYFKIPRDTLVVCLGKSTYARCGIIVNVTPLEPEWEGHVTLEFSNTTPLPARIYANEGVAQMLFFQSDEVCETSYRDRGGKYQGQTGVTLPKT; from the coding sequence ATGAGCATCAAGAGCGACAAATGGATCCGCCGCATGTCGGAACAGCACGACATGATTTCGCCGTTCGAACCGGGTCAGGTCAAAGTCAATGCTGACGGCGGTCGCATCGTCAGTTACGGCACGTCAAGCTATGGCTACGACGTGCGTTGCTCGCGCGAATTCAAAGTGTTCACCAATATCAACTCGACGATTGTTGACCCGAAGGAATTCGATAGCGGCAGTTTTGTCGATATCGAATCGGACGTGTGCATCATCCCGCCCAATTCTTTCGCTTTGGCGCGAACAGTCGAGTACTTCAAAATTCCGCGCGATACCTTGGTGGTTTGCTTAGGCAAGAGCACGTATGCGCGGTGCGGCATCATCGTGAACGTGACACCGCTTGAGCCTGAGTGGGAGGGGCATGTGACCTTGGAATTCAGCAACACAACGCCGCTACCGGCGCGCATCTATGCCAATGAAGGCGTGGCACAGATGCTGTTCTTCCAATCTGACGAAGTGTGTGAAACCTCGTACCGCGATCGTGGCGGCAAGTACCAAGGTCAGACAGGCGTCACACTGCCGAAAACTTGA